Proteins co-encoded in one Halococcoides cellulosivorans genomic window:
- a CDS encoding DEAD/DEAH box helicase, with amino-acid sequence MTAPDGDALFDNDLVVDDALERRSYQLDLAASAARDHTLVSLPTGLGKTTVSLLVGAHRLATRGGTLLMLAPTKPLVEQHAAFYRETLQIADDAIVVFTGEVRPADRAALWDEARIVMATPQVVENDLLGSRIDLNSVTHLTVDECHRASGDYPYGFVAERYHATADDPLVTGMSASPGEDRESILAVCEALGLRSVAVKTREDGDVAEYTHDTDIQWERIELPDAVIEIRDGLADVIADRLATLKELGVTNKTDPNLAQREINAIQGRVQELMDADKSEGYEAMSYLAEIRKLRTALTYVETQSVESLRRYFERLQEGARSSGASKADQRVVSDPRVRESIDRARRYDDLHPKFRRVRMLIAEALGIENGERVIVFTESRDTAEELVAFLGEHFATRKFVGQSDTETSAGMTQTEQQDALDAFRAGEFEVLVSTSVAEEGLDVPEVDLVCFYEPVPTAIRAVQRKGRTGRQAAGRVHVLIAEDTRDEAYFWKARRDQQRMHDELETLKTLEGDIEGELRGGGSAVDPDASTPDVSPPDTAATSADGGQTDLGAFEGGDGREGDGDTDGSDDRTDEAATARDAGESTDDAKEADAEGADGDGRSDPVPDPSDLPDGETVAGDRPDPPEPSADTVEIVIDQRELDSAIGRDLARREGVETRLETLDVGDYVCSDRVVVERKTVPDFLDSLVGGDRSIFEQIASDARYYDRPVLILEGDGLFEERSVHPNAIRGALASLAADFGVSVLRTADSEGTAAMLAAIANREQSRADRAISVHGEKQSRTLPEQQEYTVASIAEVGPVTARSLLDELGSVAAVVTADEEELREVSGVGAVTAERIREVVATEYDP; translated from the coding sequence ATGACCGCCCCCGACGGCGACGCGCTGTTCGACAACGACCTCGTCGTCGACGACGCCCTCGAACGCCGCTCGTACCAGTTGGATCTGGCCGCGAGCGCCGCGCGCGACCACACGCTGGTCAGTCTGCCCACCGGGCTGGGCAAGACGACCGTGAGTCTGCTGGTCGGGGCCCACCGCCTGGCGACTCGTGGGGGGACCCTGTTGATGCTCGCGCCGACGAAGCCGCTGGTCGAACAGCACGCCGCGTTCTATCGGGAGACCCTCCAGATCGCAGACGACGCGATCGTCGTGTTCACCGGCGAGGTCCGACCCGCGGACCGGGCCGCACTCTGGGACGAGGCCCGGATCGTCATGGCGACCCCGCAGGTCGTCGAGAACGACCTCCTGGGCTCGCGGATCGACCTAAACAGCGTGACACACCTCACTGTCGACGAGTGCCACCGCGCGAGCGGCGACTACCCCTACGGGTTCGTCGCCGAACGGTATCACGCGACCGCCGACGACCCGCTCGTGACCGGGATGTCGGCCTCGCCCGGCGAGGACCGCGAGTCGATCCTGGCGGTGTGTGAAGCCCTCGGCTTGCGCTCGGTCGCCGTGAAGACCCGCGAAGACGGCGACGTCGCGGAGTACACCCACGACACCGACATCCAGTGGGAGCGCATCGAGTTGCCCGACGCCGTCATCGAGATTCGCGACGGGCTGGCGGACGTGATTGCGGATCGGCTGGCAACGCTCAAAGAGCTCGGTGTGACGAACAAAACCGACCCGAACCTGGCCCAGCGGGAGATCAACGCGATCCAGGGTCGCGTCCAGGAGTTGATGGACGCCGACAAATCGGAGGGCTACGAGGCGATGTCGTATCTCGCGGAGATCCGGAAACTGCGGACCGCGCTGACCTACGTCGAGACCCAGAGCGTCGAATCGCTCCGGCGGTACTTCGAGCGCTTGCAGGAGGGCGCACGCTCCTCGGGGGCGTCGAAGGCCGACCAGCGTGTCGTCAGCGACCCCCGCGTTCGGGAGTCGATCGATCGCGCCCGCCGATACGACGACCTCCACCCGAAATTCCGCCGGGTGCGCATGCTCATCGCGGAGGCCCTCGGCATCGAAAACGGCGAGCGCGTGATCGTGTTCACCGAATCGCGAGACACCGCCGAGGAACTCGTCGCCTTCCTGGGCGAGCATTTCGCGACCCGGAAGTTCGTCGGGCAGTCGGACACCGAGACCAGCGCGGGCATGACCCAGACCGAACAACAGGACGCTCTCGACGCGTTCCGCGCGGGCGAATTCGAGGTGCTCGTCTCGACGAGTGTGGCCGAGGAAGGCCTGGACGTCCCCGAGGTCGATCTGGTCTGTTTTTACGAACCGGTCCCGACCGCGATCCGGGCCGTCCAGCGCAAGGGCCGGACCGGTCGCCAGGCCGCCGGACGCGTCCACGTGTTGATCGCGGAGGACACTCGCGACGAGGCGTACTTCTGGAAGGCCCGTCGCGACCAGCAACGCATGCACGACGAACTGGAGACGCTGAAGACCCTCGAAGGCGACATCGAGGGAGAGCTTCGCGGTGGCGGGTCGGCAGTCGATCCCGACGCGTCCACACCGGACGTCTCACCACCCGACACCGCGGCGACCTCCGCTGACGGTGGCCAGACCGACCTCGGTGCCTTCGAAGGCGGCGACGGTCGAGAGGGCGATGGCGACACCGACGGAAGCGACGACCGCACCGACGAGGCGGCGACCGCCCGCGACGCCGGGGAGTCGACCGACGACGCCAAAGAGGCGGACGCCGAGGGTGCGGACGGAGACGGGCGGAGCGATCCCGTCCCCGATCCGAGCGATCTGCCCGACGGCGAGACTGTCGCGGGCGACCGGCCCGACCCGCCCGAACCGAGCGCGGACACCGTCGAAATCGTCATCGATCAGCGCGAACTCGACAGCGCGATCGGACGCGATCTGGCCCGCCGCGAGGGCGTCGAGACCCGCCTGGAGACCCTCGACGTCGGAGACTACGTCTGCTCGGATCGCGTCGTGGTCGAGCGCAAGACCGTCCCCGATTTCCTGGATTCGCTGGTGGGTGGCGACCGATCGATCTTCGAGCAGATCGCCAGCGACGCCCGATACTACGACCGGCCCGTCCTCATCCTCGAAGGCGACGGCCTGTTCGAAGAGCGGTCGGTCCACCCCAACGCGATCCGGGGTGCGCTCGCCTCACTCGCCGCCGACTTCGGCGTGAGCGTGCTTCGGACCGCCGACAGCGAAGGGACGGCGGCGATGCTCGCCGCCATCGCCAACCGCGAGCAGTCGCGGGCCGACCGCGCGATCAGCGTCCACGGCGAGAAGCAGTCCCGGACACTGCCCGAACAACAGGAGTACACCGTCGCCTCCATCGCGGAGGTCGGCCCCGTCACCGCGCGATCGCTCCTCGACGAACTCGGGTCGGTCGCGGCGGTCGTGACCGCCGACGAAGAGGAGCTTCGCGAGGTGAGTGGCGTCGGTGCAGTCACCGCCGAGCGGATCCGCGAGGTCGTCGCGACCGAGTACGATCCGTAG
- a CDS encoding GNAT family N-acetyltransferase: protein MPTTRPVRPDELDDLLALYEMLFPEESAARTEAVDDAWDAIQADPNTTVLGTVTDRLVATCQLTIIPAVARGGQPFAVIEYVVTHDEERGEGYGSQCLEHAIDRAADQGCEKVLLQTSREDERVHAFYEQCGFDRDAKTGYVYHLEERTAPIEA from the coding sequence ATGCCGACGACTCGGCCCGTCCGCCCCGACGAACTCGACGACCTCCTCGCCCTCTACGAGATGCTGTTTCCCGAGGAGTCCGCCGCGCGCACGGAAGCGGTCGACGACGCCTGGGACGCGATCCAGGCCGACCCGAACACGACCGTCCTCGGGACCGTCACCGATCGGCTGGTCGCGACCTGTCAGCTCACGATTATCCCCGCCGTCGCCCGCGGTGGCCAGCCGTTTGCGGTCATCGAGTACGTCGTCACCCACGACGAGGAACGCGGCGAGGGGTACGGCTCGCAGTGTCTCGAACACGCGATCGATCGCGCCGCCGACCAGGGCTGTGAGAAGGTCCTCCTGCAGACGAGTCGCGAGGACGAACGCGTCCACGCCTTCTACGAGCAGTGTGGGTTCGACCGCGACGCGAAAACCGGGTACGTCTACCATCTCGAAGAGCGGACGGCCCCGATCGAGGCCTGA
- a CDS encoding DUF7827 domain-containing protein, whose protein sequence is MTTVSSGRRSLTWAVAITLFAVVAVGGLAVTGGVLADSSVAVSSGDDVWQGQTITVSADTVSGANWTLVDLADASADRAVRFEDGGTARIDTTTLSAGREYALGPGDGTYRRISEGTIQSDTVTAANASVGVRAQTLAVDGSETARAGSNATLAVESNRESFRLALHSADLSTETLARIDGATETAEGVTVAVDAGETLTLPLDGVAPGEYTITATVPDTTARASTTLSVASWITAETDTLPAGPAATVAGNSSLAPGERVVVTFDPDGAGDRSAVTRVDADGTWSASFDLDDVEPGTYNVTASAVEADATATRTVAVEPRLAVSTTTTARGPTATIDGESMLDENATVAVTVANGSRVVATTTTTVTANRTWSGALNLTTVPLGSYTVTVNATATDASASATVTVAPRATVDSDEVATGPATIGGTSVDDRVAVAIRDETGTVANGTTTVDPSGNWSLAMNLTTLDPDRYTLVVSSGPTERTRPLSVVWEGADVAVDAVNRTSVGFDPVILTHGGTIELREGERVVGAASVDPGDTTARTAIDPAPTTERLVAVAVHPDGHVYRDRNGSAARTVVDLPDPLVDADQPSTLSGETVTLSASVVNATDLSLRGVPDDWEHVDRSVEPSTAANETTAADATDAATAAESTATDANATAFAWSEPTTATVSVTYAVPDRAFGAVPVEWVAHNGTHVTRSAGTVTVEAPTVAVDGAGIARGDVAEIDVDLDHTRSGWVRIDGSDLDVLVNVSDVDEDGRVSLNVNSYAVRGDAIPADRRVWAADDDRVVAVHNLTTESWNASRVEPLSGDRYYATGAPWRNGTTLDGPPTYGELRVEDRATTDLRIRSGGPAGALTSRSQVIGALKAGSLPERDLIVTGDRLVVDLSATGLVGPMALQREGSTTANLLAMLDDDAVGANLTLRAVSTNGSNATAATNETVRAPDEGGIDTDAIDSDTIDADAIDSDTIDADAIEAFESTGAVYLVVNSSALDLDAGQQYELAFTLNASSPLTDGAERVSDRVAVTDTPATLSTPLAAAPNQTLAGTTVVPQGETLDVALTTGAGTAALTETTTVGQNRSWSLDADVPTDAFGPATLTLTGPAGQAFDVPVVLDRPAATLSVTSASRDRLSVENVSLDRGGQIVVHEGTAAGPTVGASGTLDPSATTATVSLSNVSAETTLVAVAHYRTADSPGPVYRTSSGAPVQASVTVRADAGDDPDGSEPRGVIGGDVDIETDTPTIAPGGGAPDAPTETATPTETPTATATAVATTTDGGGAVETVRTDASGDGGLPLGAILPAALVVVLVVIAAVLAARRGA, encoded by the coding sequence GACTGGTGGCGTCCTCGCAGACTCCAGCGTCGCGGTCAGTTCCGGCGACGACGTCTGGCAGGGCCAGACGATCACGGTGTCCGCCGACACCGTGTCCGGGGCGAACTGGACACTCGTCGACCTCGCGGACGCCAGCGCCGACCGGGCGGTTCGCTTCGAGGACGGGGGGACGGCCCGGATCGACACCACGACGTTGTCGGCCGGTCGCGAGTACGCTCTCGGGCCTGGCGACGGTACGTACCGCCGCATTTCCGAGGGGACGATACAGTCCGACACGGTGACGGCGGCCAACGCCTCCGTCGGCGTCCGCGCGCAGACGCTGGCGGTCGACGGGTCGGAGACGGCGCGCGCTGGATCGAACGCCACGCTGGCCGTCGAGAGCAACCGTGAGTCGTTCCGTCTCGCGCTCCACTCGGCGGATCTCTCGACCGAGACGCTCGCGCGAATCGACGGCGCGACCGAGACTGCCGAGGGTGTGACGGTCGCCGTCGATGCCGGGGAGACGTTGACGCTCCCGCTCGACGGCGTCGCACCAGGCGAGTACACGATCACGGCGACCGTCCCGGACACGACCGCTCGGGCCTCGACGACGCTGTCGGTCGCGTCCTGGATCACCGCCGAGACCGACACGCTGCCCGCCGGTCCCGCGGCGACGGTCGCGGGTAACTCCTCGCTCGCTCCGGGTGAGCGAGTCGTCGTCACGTTCGATCCCGACGGCGCGGGCGACCGATCGGCGGTCACGAGAGTCGACGCCGACGGCACGTGGTCCGCGTCGTTCGACCTCGACGACGTCGAACCGGGCACCTACAACGTGACCGCGAGTGCCGTCGAGGCCGACGCGACGGCGACTCGCACGGTCGCGGTCGAACCGCGCCTGGCAGTCTCGACCACGACGACGGCACGGGGCCCCACCGCGACGATCGACGGCGAATCGATGCTCGACGAGAATGCGACGGTCGCCGTCACCGTCGCGAACGGGAGTCGGGTGGTCGCGACGACGACCACGACGGTCACGGCGAATCGCACCTGGAGCGGGGCGCTGAACCTCACGACCGTCCCGCTGGGCAGCTACACCGTCACGGTGAACGCGACGGCGACGGACGCCTCGGCGTCCGCGACCGTGACCGTCGCGCCGCGGGCCACGGTCGACAGCGACGAGGTAGCGACCGGGCCGGCAACGATCGGCGGGACGAGTGTCGACGACCGGGTCGCCGTCGCGATCAGAGACGAGACCGGGACCGTCGCGAACGGAACGACGACCGTCGATCCGTCCGGGAACTGGTCGCTCGCGATGAATCTGACGACGCTCGACCCAGACCGGTACACACTGGTCGTCTCCTCGGGCCCGACCGAGCGCACGCGACCGCTGAGCGTCGTCTGGGAGGGCGCCGACGTCGCGGTCGACGCCGTGAATCGAACGTCGGTCGGGTTCGATCCGGTCATCCTCACCCACGGGGGCACGATCGAACTGCGCGAGGGTGAGCGCGTCGTCGGCGCGGCGAGCGTCGATCCCGGTGACACGACCGCCAGGACGGCGATCGATCCCGCACCGACCACCGAGCGTCTCGTCGCGGTCGCGGTCCACCCCGACGGGCACGTCTATCGGGATCGAAACGGGAGTGCGGCCCGTACGGTCGTCGACCTGCCGGACCCGCTCGTGGACGCCGACCAGCCATCGACGCTGTCCGGCGAGACCGTCACGCTCTCGGCGTCGGTCGTGAACGCGACCGACCTGTCGCTGCGTGGTGTGCCCGACGACTGGGAGCACGTCGACAGGTCGGTCGAGCCCTCGACCGCCGCGAACGAGACGACCGCCGCGGACGCGACCGACGCCGCCACGGCCGCGGAGAGCACCGCGACGGACGCGAACGCGACGGCGTTCGCGTGGTCCGAGCCCACCACGGCGACGGTGTCGGTGACCTACGCCGTGCCCGACCGCGCGTTCGGTGCGGTCCCGGTCGAGTGGGTGGCTCACAACGGGACTCACGTCACGCGATCGGCGGGGACCGTGACCGTCGAGGCGCCGACGGTGGCCGTCGACGGGGCCGGGATCGCGCGCGGTGACGTCGCGGAGATCGATGTCGACCTCGATCACACCCGATCGGGGTGGGTTCGCATCGACGGCTCCGATCTGGACGTCCTCGTGAACGTCAGCGACGTCGACGAGGACGGCCGCGTCTCCCTGAACGTCAACAGCTATGCGGTTCGCGGTGACGCGATCCCCGCCGACCGGCGCGTCTGGGCCGCAGACGACGACCGGGTGGTCGCCGTGCACAACCTGACGACCGAGTCGTGGAACGCCTCCCGGGTCGAACCGCTGTCGGGCGATCGCTACTACGCGACGGGGGCCCCGTGGCGGAACGGCACGACCCTGGACGGCCCGCCCACGTACGGCGAACTGCGCGTCGAGGACCGCGCGACCACCGATCTCCGGATCCGCTCTGGCGGCCCTGCGGGCGCGTTGACCTCACGGAGCCAGGTCATCGGGGCGCTCAAGGCCGGATCGCTCCCCGAGCGCGACCTGATCGTCACCGGGGATCGTCTCGTCGTCGACCTCTCCGCGACGGGACTCGTCGGACCGATGGCCCTCCAGCGCGAGGGCTCGACGACAGCGAACCTCCTCGCGATGCTCGACGACGACGCCGTCGGCGCGAATCTGACGCTTCGAGCGGTGTCGACGAACGGATCGAACGCGACGGCAGCGACGAACGAGACGGTGAGGGCCCCCGACGAGGGCGGGATCGACACGGACGCGATAGATTCGGACACAATCGACGCGGACGCGATAGATTCGGACACGATCGACGCGGACGCAATCGAGGCGTTCGAATCCACCGGCGCGGTCTATCTGGTGGTCAATTCGTCGGCGCTGGACCTCGACGCGGGCCAGCAGTACGAACTGGCGTTCACGTTGAACGCATCGAGTCCGCTGACCGACGGGGCCGAGCGGGTGAGCGATCGGGTGGCGGTCACCGACACGCCCGCGACGCTCTCGACGCCGCTCGCGGCAGCCCCGAACCAGACGCTCGCGGGCACGACGGTCGTCCCGCAGGGCGAGACACTCGACGTCGCACTGACGACTGGTGCTGGCACGGCCGCACTCACGGAGACCACCACGGTCGGTCAGAACCGATCGTGGTCGCTCGATGCCGACGTTCCGACCGACGCGTTCGGGCCGGCGACGCTGACGCTGACCGGGCCCGCGGGGCAGGCGTTCGACGTGCCGGTCGTTCTCGACCGGCCGGCGGCGACGCTCTCGGTCACGTCCGCGAGTCGGGACCGTCTGTCCGTCGAGAACGTGAGTCTGGACCGTGGCGGCCAGATCGTCGTCCACGAGGGCACTGCCGCGGGCCCGACGGTCGGGGCGAGCGGCACACTCGATCCGTCGGCGACGACGGCGACCGTCTCGCTGTCGAACGTGAGCGCCGAGACGACGCTCGTCGCGGTCGCCCACTACCGAACGGCCGACTCGCCCGGGCCGGTGTACCGAACGTCGAGTGGCGCTCCGGTCCAGGCGTCGGTGACCGTTCGGGCTGACGCCGGCGACGACCCGGACGGATCGGAGCCGCGCGGTGTGATCGGCGGCGACGTGGATATCGAAACGGATACGCCGACAATCGCGCCCGGCGGTGGCGCGCCGGACGCCCCGACCGAGACGGCGACGCCCACCGAGACGCCGACCGCGACGGCGACAGCGGTGGCCACCACGACCGACGGCGGCGGGGCGGTCGAGACCGTCCGGACCGACGCGTCGGGCGATGGTGGCCTCCCACTGGGGGCGATCCTGCCCGCCGCGCTCGTCGTGGTGCTGGTCGTGATCGCGGCCGTGCTGGCCGCTCGTCGGGGCGCATAG